The Chanodichthys erythropterus isolate Z2021 chromosome 14, ASM2448905v1, whole genome shotgun sequence genome window below encodes:
- the spopla gene encoding speckle-type POZ protein-like A isoform X1 produces MARKGQVVKALGPSALLVVGSELAMSGVPTPPPPGEMSSGPVAESWCYTQVKVVKFSYMWTINNFSFCREEMGEVLKSSTFSSGPNDKMKWCLRVNPKGLDDESKDYLSLYLLLVSCPKSEVRAKFKFSLLNAKREETKAMESQRAYRFVQGKDWGFKKFIRRDFLLDEANGLLPDDKLTLFCEVSVVQDSVNISGQSNMNMLKVPECQLSDDLGNLWECSRFTDCTLYVGGQEFKAHKSILAARSPVFNAMFEHEMEESKKNRVDISDVEPEVFKEMMGFIYTGKAPNLEKMADSLLAAADKYALERLKVMCEEALCNSLSVENVADTLILADLHSAEQLKAQAIDFINRCSVLRQLGCKDGKNWNSNHATDIMETAGWKSMIQSHPHLVAEAFRALASAQCPHFGLPRKRLKQS; encoded by the exons ATGGCGAGGAAAG GTCAAGTGGTGAAAGCTTTGGGACCGTCAGCGCTTCTTGTAGTGGGGAGTGAGCTGGCGATGTCAGGGGTCCCAACCCCTCCTCCTCCAGGGGAGATGTCCAGTGGGCCTGTGGCAGAGAGCTGGTGCTATACCCAG GTCAAAGTAGTGAAATTTTCCTACATGTGGACCATAAACAACTTCAGCTTCTGTCGAGAAGAGATGGGTGAAGTTTTGAAGAGCTCTACCTTCTCCTCAGGGCCTAATGATAAGATGAAATG GTGCCTGCGGGTCAATCCGAAGGGACTCGATGATGAAAGTAAAGATTATCTATCGCTATATTTGCTATTAGTTAGTTGTCCAAAAAGTGAAGTCAGAGCCAAGTTCAAATTTTCTTTACTGAACGCTAAACGGGAGGAGACAAAAGCTATGG AAAGCCAAAGAGCCTATCGGTTTGTCCAAGGCAAGGACTGGGGCTTCAAAAAATTTATTAGGAGAGATTTTCTGCTTGATGAAGCAAATGGGCTGCTACCAGATGATAAACTCACATTATTTTGTGAG GTAAGTGTTGTCCAGGACTCCGTGAACATCTCCGGGCAGTCCAACATGAACATGTTGAAGGTTCCAGAGTGCCAGCTGTCCGATGACCTGGGTAACTTGTGGGAATGCTCACGCTTCACAGACTGCACTCTATATGTGGGGGGGCAGGAGTTCAAAGCCCACAAATCCATCCTGGCAG CGAGATCACCGGTCTTTAATGCCATGTTTGAACATGAAATGGAGGAGAGTAAAAAG aacCGAGTGGACATCAGCGATGTTGAACCagaggtttttaaagaaatgatgGGCTTCATATACACGGGAAAAGCACCAAATTTAGAAAAAATGGCTGATAGTTTATTAGCCGCAGCTGATAAA TACGCTCTGGAGCGCTTAAAGGTCATGTGTGAGGAAGCCCTTTGCAACAGCCTCTCTGTGGAAAACGTGGCAGACACCCTCATCCTGGCCGACTTGCACAGTGCCGAACAGCTCAAAGCACAGGCCATAGATTTTATCAACAG GTGCAGTGTCCTCCGACAGCTGGGCTGTAAAGATGGGAAAAACTGGAATAGCAA CCATGCCACGGACATAATGGAGACCGCGGGCTGGAAGTCAATGATCCAGTCTCATCCTCACTTAGTGGCGGAGGCTTTCCGTGCGCTTGCGTCGGCACAGTGCCCCCACTTCGGCCTGCCCAGGAAGCGTCTAAAACAGTCGTGA
- the nxph2a gene encoding neurexophilin-2 — MQIVSAVLLLFCLHKCCWKVTCRRVHIPEVGLVDWGENEEHPSPKSASPRVLNPLRLFARGSPGFKSNRREITYLENIEDSWDWLSNQTDVRESQSRTKRRPIVKTGKFKKMFGWGDFNSNIKTVKLNLLITGKIVDHGNGTFSVYFRHNSTGLGNVSVSLVPPSKVVEFEIAQQSTLETKDSKSFNCRIEYQKTDRSKKTSHCSYDPSNVCYQESTQSHVSWLCSKPFKVICIYIAFYSTDYKLVQKICPDYNYHSDTPYASTG; from the exons ATGCAGATTGTTTCGGCTGTTTTGCTCCTGTTCTGTTTGCACAAG TGTTGTTGGAAGGTCACATGCAGAAGAGTCCATATTCCAGAGGTGGGGCTTGTGGACTGGGGGGAAAACGAGGAGCACCCCTCCCCCAAAAGCGCCAGTCCCCGTGTTCTCAACCCCCTGCGCCTTTTCGCCCGAGGATCCCCTGGGTTCAAGAGTAACAGGAGGGAGATTACATATTTGGAAAACATCGAGGACTCCTGGGACTGGTTATCTAACCAGACAGATGTTAGAGAGTCGCAGAGCAGGACTAAGCGCAGACCCATCGTGAAAACGggcaagtttaaaaaaatgttcggCTGGGGTGACTTCAACTCCAACATCAAGACTGTGAAACTAAATCTCCTCATTACAGGCAAGATAGTGGACCACGGCAACGGCACGTTCAGCGTTTACTTCCGTCATAATTCCACGGGCCTGGGGAACGTCTCGGTAAGCCTGGTGCCGCCTTCCAAGGTGGTGGAGTTTGAGATCGCCCAGCAGTCCACCCTGGAGACGAAAGACTCAAAATCTTTCAACTGCCGGATCGAGTACCAGAAAACGGACCGCAGCAAAAAGACTTCACACTGCAGTTATGACCCGTCCAACGTGTGTTACCAAGAGTCCACCCAGAGCCACGTGTCCTGGCTTTGCTCGAAGCCCTTCAAAGTCATATGCATCTACATCGCCTTTTACAGCACTGACTATAAACTGGTGCAGAAAATCTGCCCAGATTACAACTACCACAGCGACACGCCGTATGCTTCCACGGGTTAA
- the spopla gene encoding speckle-type POZ protein-like A isoform X2, with protein MSGVPTPPPPGEMSSGPVAESWCYTQVKVVKFSYMWTINNFSFCREEMGEVLKSSTFSSGPNDKMKWCLRVNPKGLDDESKDYLSLYLLLVSCPKSEVRAKFKFSLLNAKREETKAMESQRAYRFVQGKDWGFKKFIRRDFLLDEANGLLPDDKLTLFCEVSVVQDSVNISGQSNMNMLKVPECQLSDDLGNLWECSRFTDCTLYVGGQEFKAHKSILAARSPVFNAMFEHEMEESKKNRVDISDVEPEVFKEMMGFIYTGKAPNLEKMADSLLAAADKYALERLKVMCEEALCNSLSVENVADTLILADLHSAEQLKAQAIDFINRCSVLRQLGCKDGKNWNSNHATDIMETAGWKSMIQSHPHLVAEAFRALASAQCPHFGLPRKRLKQS; from the exons ATGTCAGGGGTCCCAACCCCTCCTCCTCCAGGGGAGATGTCCAGTGGGCCTGTGGCAGAGAGCTGGTGCTATACCCAG GTCAAAGTAGTGAAATTTTCCTACATGTGGACCATAAACAACTTCAGCTTCTGTCGAGAAGAGATGGGTGAAGTTTTGAAGAGCTCTACCTTCTCCTCAGGGCCTAATGATAAGATGAAATG GTGCCTGCGGGTCAATCCGAAGGGACTCGATGATGAAAGTAAAGATTATCTATCGCTATATTTGCTATTAGTTAGTTGTCCAAAAAGTGAAGTCAGAGCCAAGTTCAAATTTTCTTTACTGAACGCTAAACGGGAGGAGACAAAAGCTATGG AAAGCCAAAGAGCCTATCGGTTTGTCCAAGGCAAGGACTGGGGCTTCAAAAAATTTATTAGGAGAGATTTTCTGCTTGATGAAGCAAATGGGCTGCTACCAGATGATAAACTCACATTATTTTGTGAG GTAAGTGTTGTCCAGGACTCCGTGAACATCTCCGGGCAGTCCAACATGAACATGTTGAAGGTTCCAGAGTGCCAGCTGTCCGATGACCTGGGTAACTTGTGGGAATGCTCACGCTTCACAGACTGCACTCTATATGTGGGGGGGCAGGAGTTCAAAGCCCACAAATCCATCCTGGCAG CGAGATCACCGGTCTTTAATGCCATGTTTGAACATGAAATGGAGGAGAGTAAAAAG aacCGAGTGGACATCAGCGATGTTGAACCagaggtttttaaagaaatgatgGGCTTCATATACACGGGAAAAGCACCAAATTTAGAAAAAATGGCTGATAGTTTATTAGCCGCAGCTGATAAA TACGCTCTGGAGCGCTTAAAGGTCATGTGTGAGGAAGCCCTTTGCAACAGCCTCTCTGTGGAAAACGTGGCAGACACCCTCATCCTGGCCGACTTGCACAGTGCCGAACAGCTCAAAGCACAGGCCATAGATTTTATCAACAG GTGCAGTGTCCTCCGACAGCTGGGCTGTAAAGATGGGAAAAACTGGAATAGCAA CCATGCCACGGACATAATGGAGACCGCGGGCTGGAAGTCAATGATCCAGTCTCATCCTCACTTAGTGGCGGAGGCTTTCCGTGCGCTTGCGTCGGCACAGTGCCCCCACTTCGGCCTGCCCAGGAAGCGTCTAAAACAGTCGTGA